The genomic interval GCTTGAAGGAAGTTCATCccactttaaaaagaaacaaacagctccTGCCTGTTCTGCAAACCAAGAAAAATTAAGCAGGGAgagcttttaaatatatatgttttctaGTTCATTTACTAAACTAAAATTAATTTAACAAGAAGTTCGATACCTGATTGTAGAGTCCTCCTCTGCCGATCAGAACACCCATGTCTTTACAGTCCTCCCAGATTTGATTGATTTCTTCACATGGAAGAGGGTGGCGACTGTCCTATGGAATGTGAACAGTAAGCTTCACTAGGATATTCTAAAttaattccaggaaaaaaatgtattattccAGTTCTTCCAATAAATCCCATCGCTATCTCTGACCGAAAACATCAGCTGCATAAAGTAACTGCCATGCTACAGGCTAGGGGAAGagtagctggaaagctgccCAAAAGAAAAGGACCTGGAGACACCGgctgacagctggctgaacacGAGCAAACAGAGGCCAAGAAACCCAATGACATGCTAATACAAGCAAGGATGTGATTGTCCCCCTGGACTTGGCACTTGGTGGCTGTACTTTGAACACTGTGGTTAGTTTGGGGACCCTTACTATGAGAAAGACTTTGAGGAGCTGGAGTGTGTCtagagaagagcagcaaagctggtgaggggtctggagcacaggttttgtggggagtggctgagggaattggGGTTATTTAGCTAACAGTGGTCAGGCAAGACTTCATTGCTCCCCACAGTGACGTcaaaggaggttgtagcaaggtgggggttggcctctcCTGAAAGGTAACTCATGAtgggacaagagggaatggccttaagttgcacgaggggaggttcaggttagataccaggaaaaaaaaatcattattcaagggaagcattggaacaggctgcagcactgtctctggaggtatttaaaAGCTGCGGATGTGGTGcttagggatgtggtttagtggtaGACTTGGCAGTACTGGGATACCAGCTGGGCTTGACCTTAGGTCTTTTCAAACCTaactgattctatgataattgaTCTGCTTTCTACGATGAATTTATGTAACTGAAGTGCACAAGTCACTGTTTACTTAAAACTTGTGAAATACTTGAAATGCCAGAATGTTTTAGCTCAGTTTTAGCCAGAACAGTGTTTTCTCACTCCATCATTAGTATTTAAGATAAAATCTTCATATTATCACATTTCATctcagctgaaataaaacttgCAATGGCACCGTAAGTCAGAAGGTATAAAGTAAATCACCAACCTTATCTGTCACCATTTCTATCCCAATCATGAGTCCCTTGCCACGGACATCTCCAACAATCTCAAACTTCTCCCGTAGTTTAGCAAGCTCTAGTAACATGTATGTTCCCACAtccttgctgtttttctgaagattaTCTTCTTCAATAGCCTGGTAAAAAAGACATACAATGACAAAGCCACAAGAGAAGCTTCCTTCACCTCTGGTTAATCTCCATTTGGATTGGTGACCTTATGtttatttcactttctctcACAGATTTGCACACTGTGTTCCTTCATTGCTACAGTACTGAAATTTCTCCTCTCTTCCACTTAATCAGGTGGCATCAGGTTAAAACTGAACCTCTATTCTTTtgcaagttttatttatttctcaacaATCATATTATTTTACTAATTCATGCTCACAAATAATCATAGCTGAAAAATACTTGGCCTCCATAATCTTGTCATAGATACTTTAACTCCTTCTCCAGCAATTTGGAAAGAATAAAACTTGACATAATATACCTCTGTGTACGAGGCAGCATTTTAGTAAAGTCTGGGtgatttaattcttttaaatgcaCTCCTTACTCTAAAAAGACCACTTTTAATCAAAGTTCTGACATGCTGCCAGCTATCAGCACTGACATGTGCAAATCATTTTATAAacttaaaatctgctttaagaaaattcatgagtgaaaacaaaaaatacaattttagaaGTTCACATGAGtgtttttccctcttgttttcttgcttttgtttacttttttctcctgtctccttttccttcattgcattttatttttcctaattctgACCATCTTCTTGCTTCAGATACAGGCTCTGACTTACTTAAAAGATGACATTACAGATGACTCGTATTCCTGCAAAAGGAATGGAATTTTGCGGTGGAGATAATGaaattttttcccccttcacaCAGGGTACTATAGCTATGTACAAATAATGCTTGTGAATGTTGATAAATTCAATACAGCTGTAAAATTGCCGACATACAATTTTACAGTAAGAACAAATGCAAGCATTTCTTATCTATCTTTTGctacaaaaaaagcacaacactCTCCTTACATCAAGAACTGCAGATCCCACTACGCAGGCCAAAGGATTTCCTCCAAAGGTATTGAAGTGAAGGTTTTGAGCCAAAGAATTTGCAATCtcttaaagaataaaatataataattagtCTTACAGTTTCCTTACATTTGGTAACAACAGTTACCTACTTTAACTTAAAAATTTGCTGTGCTCCTATCCTGACTCTAAGTGAGTGAAATGATAGATTGTAATATATTGCAAACATTATAGAGACCAGATTGTAAAGACGgacttaaaaaggaaaacacaaagctaATATCACACTTAACAGTTAGTTGTTGCCTTAGGGCATCACCTACAAACGTTCCTCACCAGATTTATTCATATGAATCAAGTAGTCAGTTAACATGCTGCTCTACTTATTGTGCATTAATCATTAAAATGGTGCACTCAGAGAGGAGCTCCAGGATCTATTACCATCTCTACCCATGACTCACAAGGTTATCTCTGCTTTAGTAATACTACTAACCTCATTCAAATAAATCTTGACACTGGTATAGCACAGCACTTGATAAAATCATACAAAATTGAGAACCCAACTCTTTCACCTCAGAAAACAGCTTGAGACCAAgatttattaataattaataattattaagatttattaataataaagaaCATGCACCTCTCCAGTAAGTAATTATTGTGCCGTATATTATGTATGTGCCCTATTTTGATCTTTAGCAGAACAGAATGAATATACCTTTTGTTGTAACAACAGCTGCCATTGGAAAGCCATTACCAATTCCTTTTGCTAAAGTAACTATGTCAGGGACTACGTCATGCGTTTGAAATCCCCAGAAATGGCTGCCTGTCCGTCCAAATCCTGTCTGTacctttcaaaggaaaaaccCAGAGAAATCCCCGTTATCTTCCCACATTTTACAGtacagttcatttttcttttctttctattattgCTGATCTGCAAGCACGCCTAGAATCAACTGCTGTAGTAAGATCCTTACTTGGGTAGCTTTACACAAAATACTACTTActataatttgtttttttctttcgcAAATGGAATAGCTAACACCTCACCAATCTTAGGACGGTTGAGATGTACAAACACACTGCAGCATCCACttaaaaaaggagaggaaacaCAATTGTTAGCATGTTTCAAAGTAGCAATCCTATTTCTGTTGATCTATTCTATCTTAGGCAAGTAGCACAGTCCCAAGAGTTCACCAGTATGGCAACAGGCAAATTTCATTTAGATAAATGGTTGAAgaggaacagcaaaataaacccTTTCTAGAGTTCACATACTCCAACAACACTTGTAAGAAAGACTGCTATTGTGACAACAGCCAGGTCACAGCTGGCATTTATTAACTGCATGTTTTTGTAAATTTACTCTATGCTACTCTAAAACCCAAAGATTCAAGCCTGCTACAAGCCTTACCTGTGTCTAAAATTATTAGAATACCACAGTGCAGAATAAAGGCATTAAAAACCAGGAGCCTTGAACAAAGGCACTGTGATATCCTTCATCTATGAAATATTTGTCAATTCCCTTATTTAGAGAGTTCCAGTTTGCCTTCAGGTGGATTTTCAGAAGACTTACAGAGATAGACAAAACTTCAGAGTTTTTAGGTCAAAACACTCACTTCATCTGAAATACAAACACCTCCTCTTTCCCGTACTAGCTGATAAGCTTCCTTTAAGAAACCTTTTGGGTACTGAACAGCTCCATTAATAccctgccaagaaaaaaaaaaaagacgtcTTCAGGAACAGAAAACGAAACAGGAATTTTGCTGGGTGATTATcctacagtgagaaaaaaatcagcagccCTCAGGTAATAGCAAGACTGTTGTCTCAAATATCTGGCTTCAGCATTGAAACTGCTCAGGTCACGTATTCCCATCCCATTGGGTAGTATCCTGTTCAGTGAGTTGTGCTTGTATAAATGTTTGTGAGGCCACAGCGTAAAATCAATCACTGTAAAACAGAATGGGTTAAAGATAAACTGCCAAAACAAGTACCTTGAAAACTTGTGCACTGAGAAAGACATAAACAGATTGGTGGGAAACCTAACTGACATCCCTTCTTTGGTAAAGTTGTTTAGAATACTGTTTCCTCAATTTCTGTTCACGttcccagttttctttttaatcagaaatCTTACTCCATACCTAGAAGGCAACGGCTCCTTAGATCAGGGCTTAGTAAGTAAAAGCAGAGTTAAACTTTATGCGCTACAGCAACTGAGAAATGGCAAACTACCTACTTGAATTGGTTCAGCAATAAATCCAGCTATTGTCTTTGGCACAGCAGTGTTCAGAGTATCTTTGAACTGTTCAATGTACTGTTCGTTTGCATGACATACACCTGTTTagagggaaaatattttaaagaccGTTTACTTTAAGTGGTAGAAGCAGCATCAACACATGAAACTGCACATCTAATCTACAAGTACTACTTGACTATATGGTAAATATCACCTcgcaaatacataaaaaattcTAAATCTTACAGGAAAGAACCCCTTATTTTCTCATAAACTATACTCCAAAGACTGCGAGTTTAGATACTGGCAAAGCTGCCAGACTTTTTACATATAACACAACTAAGTAATCTGCACGTTGGAGACAGTGTTTCTGAATCACTCAcatcagcagaagaaataagtAAACATTTTCTCAGGGGTTAATAAATGCCAGCATAAGGCATAGGGAATCATTAGGTTAGTGCAGGTACCAGGATTCTGGAGAATACAGTTGCATATCAGTCTATGCTGTAACAAAGAATAGAGCAATTAGTATAGCTAATCCTCCTGATCACTACAGAGGGCaaaactaagaagaaaatattttatatgcaagtgaattaaaacaacaaaaaacgcCTACTGACAtggtggaaaaaatacagaatttactACTAAAAGGAGAGCAGTAGAGGAGCTTCCACACTGTATGACATGCATGAAACACAAccaacatttctgttctttccgaTGTACGAAGGTTTGAGTTCCACAGGATCCCGAATATCAGAGCTGATCATGAAAAATGCTAGAAATAGGATTCTGGGAGGAAATTTGAGCGTATGGCCAACATTTTTCCTGTGTGAAGCAGGTACATGAGGTTTTTGcaatatttactttaaaaaccCTTGCAAAACCTAGCCAGAGGCCCGATGAGGAATGGCCATCTTCCTGGTGGAGGTAGATACAACCTAAACAATAATCTGAGCATACACCTTACTCCTATAGCCCCCAGGTATTCTCTAATCTAAAATACTCATACTTTTTACCATTTACCAACCTTCAGAACAGCTGCATCTTCGAACAGTTTGCACTGGTGAATCTCTACAATTGCTGCCTCCCCATGGACCACGAAAAACATCTGGTAACATTGTCTgtcaaaataaaaggaatatcTGATGACAGCTTTCTAAGAGATATGTTAATCATACCTGAGGATGACtgtaatgaaatagaaaatgtataaacaaacaacaacaacaaaaaccactgCTAAAATGAATATCTACTTCCAGAGACTTGTCCAAAGAAC from Lagopus muta isolate bLagMut1 chromosome Z, bLagMut1 primary, whole genome shotgun sequence carries:
- the AGXT2 gene encoding alanine--glyoxylate aminotransferase 2, mitochondrial isoform X1; the protein is MAGGLGRGGRLGGVVLRQQKWKSSVSMRAKMPPCNFVPEKYRSYPYEHMLKIREQNIAPSLRMYYKKPLLLHQGHMQWLFDYEGRRYLDLFAGIVTVSVGHCHPKVTMAAQKQLACLWHTTNIYMHPSIHEYAEKLTSLLPDPLKVVYLTNSGSEANDLAMFMARLYTRNFDVICFRGAYHGGSPYALGLTSIGSYKHGVANGIGCSTTMLPDVFRGPWGGSNCRDSPVQTVRRCSCSEGVCHANEQYIEQFKDTLNTAVPKTIAGFIAEPIQGINGAVQYPKGFLKEAYQLVRERGGVCISDEVQTGFGRTGSHFWGFQTHDVVPDIVTLAKGIGNGFPMAAVVTTKEIANSLAQNLHFNTFGGNPLACVVGSAVLDAIEEDNLQKNSKDVGTYMLLELAKLREKFEIVGDVRGKGLMIGIEMVTDKDSRHPLPCEEINQIWEDCKDMGVLIGRGGLYNQTFRIKPPMCITKKDVDFAVEVIHTALEKHTGKAAGK
- the AGXT2 gene encoding alanine--glyoxylate aminotransferase 2, mitochondrial isoform X2, with translation MRAKMPPCNFVPEKYRSYPYEHMLKIREQNIAPSLRMYYKKPLLLHQGHMQWLFDYEGRRYLDLFAGIVTVSVGHCHPKVTMAAQKQLACLWHTTNIYMHPSIHEYAEKLTSLLPDPLKVVYLTNSGSEANDLAMFMARLYTRNFDVICFRGAYHGGSPYALGLTSIGSYKHGVANGIGCSTTMLPDVFRGPWGGSNCRDSPVQTVRRCSCSEGVCHANEQYIEQFKDTLNTAVPKTIAGFIAEPIQGINGAVQYPKGFLKEAYQLVRERGGVCISDEVQTGFGRTGSHFWGFQTHDVVPDIVTLAKGIGNGFPMAAVVTTKEIANSLAQNLHFNTFGGNPLACVVGSAVLDAIEEDNLQKNSKDVGTYMLLELAKLREKFEIVGDVRGKGLMIGIEMVTDKDSRHPLPCEEINQIWEDCKDMGVLIGRGGLYNQTFRIKPPMCITKKDVDFAVEVIHTALEKHTGKAAGK